The Prevotella melaninogenica region TATCAGCAAAGCCTGTAAAGTCTTCAATAATACCATGTCGATTAGGCTGTTGTACGATAACTCCAGCCACACCACCTGCCTGCAATTGGTTCTTTAAGTCTTCGTGTGAAGTCTCTCCATCAACCGCCTTGATTGCCTTGAGCTTAATGCCATGAAAATGTGCGTAAGTCTTTAATACGCCAATGATATTCTTGCATAAAGTCTCAGAATATAATACAGTGTCAGCCTTCTTGGCATTATCAAAAGCTACCATCATAGCTTCAGCACTTGCTGTAGTGCCTTCATACATAGAAGCGTTGGCAATATCCATACCAGTAAGTTCAGCCATCATACTTTGGAACTCAAAGATATAATGGAGTGTTCCTTGTGATATTTCAGCTTGATAGGGGGTATATGATGTAAGAAACTCCGAACGACTGAGAAGATTCTGAATAACACTTGGCGCATAGTGGTCATATACACCTCCACCTGCGAAGCAAGTAAGTTTGTCATTCTTTTGTCCAAGTTTCTCAAAGAAAGCGCGTATTTCTAACTCGCTCATCGTCTCAGGAATATCATAATCTCCCTTGAAACGGATGCTCTCGGGTACTTCAGCATATAGGTCTTCAAGCTTCTTTATGCCAATACGGTCAAGCATCTGTTGTATATCCTCACCTGTGTGAGGTAAAAACTTATGAATCATTTGTTTAGGATTGAATAGGTTAGTAGTAGACTGATATAAATATAAATAAGCGTTTATAAGCGATGATAGGCTTTTCTATCATCACCTATTTGCACTTATAAACGCCCATATATTTATTTCGTAGAACTTTATTCTGCACAGAATTCTTCGTAAGCTTTAGCATCCATAAGATTCTTTAGCTCTGCAGTATCTGTAAGTTCAACTTTTATAATCCAGTTTTCGTATGCATCTTTATTGAGCAAGTCTGGTTCATCTTCCAATGCCTCATTAACTTCGATAACCTTACCTGAGACTGGAGACTTGAGGTCTGAAGCAGCCTTAACACTCTCGATAGCACCGAAATCTTCGTCTACTTCAATGTTATCGTCTACATCTGGCATATCAACATATACGATGTTACCTAAAGCGTGCTGTGCATAATCGGTAATACCAATATAGCCAACACTGCCAACTACTTTCACGAATTCATGTGACTCTGAATAATAGAGTCCTTCAATAACTTTTGCCATAATATTATTTTTTTGATTGTTTATTAGCTTTATAGATTTTATTTCTTATAGTGATTCTCATAGAATTTCTTCTTAACAACAGTGCCTGGGAAAGTCTTCTTGCGGATTTGGATCTCAAGTCTATCACCCAACTGAACGGAAGCTTCTACCAATGCGACAGCACAACTCTTATCAACAGAGATGAGGTGGTAGCCCGTGGTGACTTCACCAACTTCTACACCATCTTTCAGAACCTTGTATCCATGACGAGGAATAGCATTATCGTCTAACTCAATACCACGGAGACGCTGGCTGACACCTTCTGCCTTTTGTTTCAAAAGGGCTTCCTTTCCGATAAACTCTTCTTTATCAAACTTCACGAACATTGATAAACCAGCCATGACTGGAGTTATCTTATCAGAAAGTTCATTACCATATAGAGGCATTCCTACCTCAAAACGCAAGGTGTCTCGGCAGCCTAATCCACAAGGTTTTACGCCAGCTTCAATCAGTTTATCCCATATCTTTACGATATATTCTGGTGTGCCATAAACTTCAAAACCGTCTTCTCCAGTGTATCCTGTACGAGAAACGATAACCTCAGTACCATCTTGCTGAAGACGCTTTACCTCATAGAACTTCAATTCTTTGCAAGCAAGCCCGAGTACATCTTCTAACATGCTTTCAGCCTTTGGACCTTGAATTGCTAACTGACCATAAGCTTCGCTCTTGTTCTCAATAATAACATCGAAACCTTCTGCGTTCTGTTCAATCCATGCTATGTCCTTATCAATGTTGGAAGCATTGATTGTCATGAGGTACAAGTGGTCGTCAAGTTTACAAATACATGTGTCATCTACAACTCCACCATCAGGGTAGCAAATCATACCGTAAAGCACCTTACCCGCAGCAAGTCCGTTTACGTCATTTGTAAAGATATGGTTAATAAACTTGTCTGCTTCGGGACCTGATACTATAACCTCTCCCATGTGAGACACATCAAAAACTCCGCAATGTTCTCTTACTGCGTTATGCTCATCAATAATTCCTGTATATTGGATGGGCATGTCAAAGCCTGCAAAAGGAGTGATAAGTGCACCTAATGCTACGTGTTTGTCATATAGACATGTTCTTTTGTTTGTCATATTGTTTAGGTTTATAAGTTTGGTTCTTCGTTTGGTAGCTTGTAAGTATATGCTTAGGTAGACCTATTTGCAAAGTCTGCTTGCAAATATAGGAAAAAGCCGTGAAGAGGCAAAATAAAATATAATATTTTGATGTTAATAAAGTTAAAGTGTAAAAAAGTTCAATTATCTGTATCTCACATTAGGTTGATTTCGATATTTATTTGTATTTTTGCATTTCCCAGAATAAAAAGATGTATCAGTTTAATGAAGAAACTTCAACAATTATTTTTGTTATTAGCCTGCATATTGGTTTTGGCAGTTGCGGCTGTACAACGTGATGGAAAACTATTGGGTAATCGTGTGTTTAGTAATGATAACAAGGAAACAAAAACCAAGATAGATACCCTTCGTACATTAGATGATGGTAGGGTTGTTATCAATACCACTTATTTAGCAAAGGATGTAAAGGGCTTTGGAGGCACAGTTCCTTTAGATATTTATCTTAAGAAAGGGAAAGTACAGCAGGTAAAGGCATTACATAATTCTGAGACCCCCGAATTCTTCCAAGAAGCCAGTGAATTATTAAATCGTTGGAATGGTAAAACGACCGAGCAGGCGTTGGCTATGAAGGTTGACGGCGTAACTGGAGCCACTTACTCTTCAAATGCTATTATTGGAAATATGAAGGCTGGTTTACAGTATGCGGCTAAGAATGTGAAAGAGACTTCATTCTTAGATAGACTGGACTTACGAGCAAAGACGATAATTGGTTTTATTGTTGTTCTTATGGCAGCTATTATTCCTTTGTTTGTTAAGAACAAGCGTTATCGTGTCTTCCAGCTCTTATTGAACTTTGTGGTTTTAGGCTTATGGGGAGGAACATTCATTTCATGGTCTGTTCTTGTTGGCTTCATGTCTGGTGGTATGAATGTATGGATATCATTGATTCCTATCATTATGTTGATAACAGCCTTCATTTATCCCCTTTTTGGTAAGAAGAATTACTACTGTACGCATGTTTGTCCGTTAGGCTCTGTACAAGAGTTGGCGGGAATGATAAATCATAATAAGTTGAAGATGAGCAAACAGACTGTACAATATCTTGAACATTTCCGTAAACTATTGTTTTGGGTGTTGATGATCTTGATGCTTGCAGGTGTTTGGTCACAGTGGATGGATTATGAATTGTTTGTAGCTTTTATATTCAAATCAGCAGCTTGGGTAATTATTCTGATAGCTGTTGTGTTTATCTTGCTGTCATTCTTTGTACCACGTCCTTATTGTCGCTTTGTCTGTCCAATGGGAAGTCTATTAAAGTTGCCTACAACTAAGGTTACAAAGTGGGTGTAGTGTAGGAATAAAACAGCCCACATCCATCTTTAAGTAAATAGGTTGGGAGTATGTATCTGTTGAAAAAATATTGACATTAGATTACTAATTTCCCCCTTTGAATGGTCAAAAATCACTTCTGTTTGATACATTCGTAACCTACAGAGAATCAGATATTTGTAAAACGTGAAAGTAAAAGGTGCTTAATCGGACTTCAAAAGGGCGTTAGTAAGACCCCAAAAGGGCATCTTTTGCAAGCCTATTGGGCGTCTTTTAGAAGCTAAAAGAGCATGTTCTTAAAAATAGGGAGTAAAAAATTAGGACAAATGCTCTTATACCAATCTCTTTTCAAATGAGTAGGGGAGATGACGATGTGTTTTCCGTATATAAAATAAGGAGGAAAGATTAAGTTAATCTTTCCTCCTTATTCCTCATCTCCTTTCAGAAAGTTTATGGGTCTTTAGTAATTTGGAGTGATAAGGTTTACCTTATAATGTAAGGGCTTTAGTTTCTCACTATATGTTTTGGATGAATCAGTTTTATTTCTGTTCTTCTCCTTCCCAAAACTCCCAGCTTGCGAAAGCCTGTAGAAGAAGCATTTCAAGACCATTCTTTATAATAGCTCCACGCTCACGCCCTTTTGTCATAAATAAGGTTTCATCAGGGTTATAAAGTAGGTCGTAGAGTAGTGTATGGCTGTCCATAGCCTCGTATGGAAGCGACGGACACACCTCAGTATTGGGATACATGCCGAGTGGAGTACAGTTAACAATCACATTATACTCACGAATAATCTCAGGAGTTATTTCTTCGTAGGTTAAAACCTCAGCTCGTTTTGTACGTGATACGAACTTCGTTTCCAGTCCGAGCGACTTTAGCCCATAGTTGATAGCCTTTGATGCACCCCCAGTTCCGAGGATAAGCGCCTTCTTATGGTGGCGTTCAAGTAAAGGTTCAATACTACGTGTGAAGCCAATCACATCACTATTGAAGCCTTTAAGTATAGTTTTATTGCCTTTGTGGGTGACACGAATAACATTTACAGCACCAATAGCTTTAGCTTCTGGACTAAGACTATCAAGATAAGGAATTACCTGCTCCTTATATGGAATGGTCACATTCAGTCCACGTAATTGAGGATTAGCATCAACAACCTCTTTGAAATCCTCTATTGATGGAATTTCAAAGTTGATATATTGGGCATTGATGTGTTCGTTCTCGAATTTCTCATTGAAATAGCCAATAGAGAAAGAATGCCCTAATGGGTAGCCAATTAGTCCGTACTTGTCCATATCTTTACCTTGTTCTATAAATTATTTTATCCATCCGTTACATCGAACGATATTCTACTTACAAACAAACTTTCCTGTCACTTCTGTCATTCAAATCGGTTGCTTAATGCTCTGTATCACACTTGTTTAACTTGAAGTGTTAAATGTGACAGGAAAATGAAATCAAAACTATTATGATAATGTGTCTAATAATTTCTCTCTGTCATATTAGGTTTTGTAAGTCAATATCTCAGAAGAATCCTATTTCTCTGCAAAATACATTGTACAGATACCGAATGTCAACCGGCGGAAAGAGCTTTTCGCAAAGCCTGCTTTTTGGAATATCTCCATCATCTTTTCGCCTTGTGGGAAAGCCTCAACAGTCTTGTTAAGGTATTCATATGCACTTTTATCTTTTGAGATAAACTTAGCATAGTTCAGCAAGAATGTGTTAGAATAGATGCGGAAAAGTTGTTTCATAGGGAACTTAACAGGTGTTGTCAGTTCTACTATGCTTAGATGTCCGCCCCTCTTCAGTACACGACAAATCTCGGCAAGTCCTTTGTCGAGGTTCTGGAAGTTACGAATACCGAATGCAGCTGTCACAGCATCAAACGTATTGTCAGGAAAAGAAAGGTTAAGACAGTCTTCTTTCTGAAAAGAAATGACATCACTTAGTCCTGCAGCTTTTACCTTCTCACGACCGATAACCATCATACCTTCAGAAATATCTGCACCAATAAGATGTTCAGGCTTCAGCTCTTTAGCTGCAAGAATGGCAAAGTCGCCAGTACCTGTAGCAATGTCAAGCATCTGCTTTGGACGGAAAGGCTGCAACTGACGAATAGCTTTCTTACGCCACCCCTTATCAATATTTCCAGAAAGACGATGATTTAGGGTGTCATAAGTGGGTGCGATGTTATCAAACATCTCTTCTATTAGTTTTCCTTTCTCGCCATCGCCATCATAGGGCTTAATCTTTTCCTGCTCGTACATATTTGTTTAATTCATAATTCATAATTCATAATTCATAATTATGATTACTATTCTTTGATATGCTATTAGAGCATATTAGGTGTTAAGCACTGAATAGTTCTAATCAAAATTATGAATTTAGAATTATGAATTTAGTATTTATCAATTTACTTTCTTGAAGCTAAGTACTCCTTCACGTTCTTTTCGATACGTGCAGCAATATCACCATCTTCAACAGCCTTGTCAAACTTCTCGCCTGTGATATGCTCGTAGAGCTCGATATAACGATCGCTAACAGTCTCTGCATATTCATCTGTAATCTCAGGCATTGTCTGTCCAGGCTCATTCATAAAGTTGTGCTCAATAAGCCACTGACGAAGGAATTCCTTAGAAAGTTGCTTCTGAGGTTCACCCTTCTCAAGTTTCTCCTCGTAACCTTCTGCGTAGAAGTAGCGGCTTGAGTCTGGTGTGTGAATCTCATCAATGAGGTAGCACTGACCATCACGCTTGCCGAACTCATACTTTGTATCAACGAGTATCAAGCCCTGCTTTGCAGCAATCTCCTGACCACGTGCAAAGAGTTTACGTGTCCAGTCTTCGATAATTGCATAGTCTTCTGCAGAAACAATACCCTGCTCAATAATCTCTTCCTTAGAGATGTTCATGTCGTGACCTTCGTCAGCCTTAGTAGTTGGAGTTACGATTGGCTCTGGGAAACGCTCGTTCTCACGCATACCATCAGGGAGTTTTACGCCACAAATCTCGCGACATCCGTCCTTGTAGGCACGCCATGCAGAACCTGTAAGGATTGAACGGATAATCATTTCAACACGAAAGCCTTCACACTTCAGACCAACAGTTACCATTGGGTCAGGAGTAGCCAACTTCCAGTTAGGACAGATATCTGTTGTCAGGTCAAGGAACTTGGCAGCAATTTGGTTTAAAACCTGTCCTTTGAATGGTATTCCCTTTGGCAGTACAACGTCGAATGCAGAGATTCTGTCGGTAGCTACCATGACGATAAGATCGTCGTTGATGTCATACACATCACGTACTTTGCCGTGATACACACTTTTCTGTCCATCGAAATGGAATTCAGTTTTTGTTAATGCTTTCATTGTTTTTATGTTTATAGAGTCCTATCTCTTGTTAGCTTTATCGTGTGCTTCGTATGCGTTCACGATACGCGTAACCAATTTGTGTCTTACAATATCTTTCTTGTCAAGATTGATGACCGATATACCATCCACCCCATTTAGAATAGAAAGAGCTTCTTTCAATCCGCTTTTCTCGACATGGGGGAGGTCTATCTGCGTAAGGTCACCTGTAATAACCATCTTTGTATTCCAGCCCATTCGTGTTAAGAACATACGGATTTGTGCTGGTGTTGTGTTCTGTGCTTCATCAAGGATGACAACAGCATCGCTCAGTGTTCGGCCTCGCATGAATGCTAATGGAGCAATCTGAATGATATGCTTATCCATCATATCTTGTAGTTTGACAGCAGGGATCATATCCTCTAAAGCATCATAAAGTGGTTGAAGATATGGATCAATCTTATCCTTCATGTCACCCGGAAGGAAGCCAAGTTTCTCACCAGCTTCAACGGCTGGGCGTGATAAGATAATTTTCTTTGCAGCTTTCTCTTTGAGAGCCTTAACAGCCAAAGCAATACTGAGATAGGTCTTACCTGTTCCCGCTGGTCCAACTGCAAATATCATATCGTTTTTCTCGAAGGCATCAATCAGTTGCTGCTGATGTTCCGAACGACCTTTAATAGGTCTGCCCGATACAGAATAAACAAGGACGTCCTTTACCGCATCAGCTTTGGTCTTACGACCTTTCACGATATCAAGGATGTCCTCTTCTGTAATGGTGTTATACCGCTCCACATGCTTACGCATGGTTTCAATATCTTCTTCAATCTTTACCATCTCTTCCTCATCACCTAAGATGCGAATAACATTGTCTCTTGCAACAATTCTCAACTTAGGGAAGAGTGACTTTATCATTTGGAGGTGACCATTGCCAACCCCATAGAAGACTACTGGGTCTATATCTTCAAGAACTATATGCTTCTCTATCAATTTTTTCTACTTTATATTTGTTCGCAAAGTTACTATAAAATAATGATACTTACAAATTATTCTTAATTCATAATTCGCAATCAGCAAAAACTTATTACCTTTGTATCAATGAAACAAAAAAAGAAGATAACAAAGAATCGTTTTTTATTGGGCTTCATTGCTATAACTTTTCTTTTAGCCCTCATAAGGTTACTGTTTCCGTCTATCGCTCATGATAGGATGAAAGCATTATCCAAAGTTGATAGTGATAGCACGCATGTCATGGAAAAAGTTGACTCAGCTAAGATTAAAGCTCAATCAACTCCAAGTAATGTTAAGATGTCTCATTTCTTTACATCAGATGGTTCACAGAAGAAAAATAGAATCGTTGGTGTAAGAGATTATGAGGAGAGCTTCCCTGACTCACAGCCACAGCAACTTGAAGCTGCGTTGCGTTATGGTGTGAAGCCTGTTGCTGATCGTGCTGATGCTGAGAAGCGTAAGAGCGAGTTGGTATATGTTGGTAGTAATCCATATTATAATATGAAGAAGTTGAATAGTAGCATACCATATCTTGTGCCACGTGCTGCTATCTTACTTCAAGATATTGCCCGTAACTTTATGGATAGCTTGCAGACAAAGGGAGTTCCTATCAATAAACTTTTAGTTTCAAGCGTATTGAGAACAAAGGAAGATGTTGAGAAGCTTCGTCGGCATAATCATAATGCAACAGAGAATAGCTGCCACCTGTATGGTACAACCTTTGATATTGCTTACAATAAATATGTTTCAGTTACTCGTCCTGTGACAAATGATACTCTTAAATGGGTTTTAAGTGAAGTGCTTAACGACTTACGTTCACAAGGACGATGCTTCATAAAGCATGAGAAGCATCAGGGTTGTTTCCATATTACTGTAAGATAATTTAGTATTGAAAGCTGTCAAATCTTGAAATGCTTTTATAAAAAAAAGCCGTAGCAGTACAAGAAATAATCGTTGTGGCATTAATATAATCATCAGATTTTTTGGCTGTTAGAAAAAAAAGAAGTAATTTTGCAGTCGCTGTCACGAGATGACAGCATTAAATTCAAACCTTTAAAATATTTATTAAAGAATTATGGCAACAAAAATCAGATTGCAGCGCGGTGGTCGTAAGAACTATGCTTTCTACAGCATCGTAATCGCTGACGCTCGTGCACCACGTGATGGTAAGTTTACTGAGAAGATTGGTACTTATAACCCTAACACCAATCCAGCCACAGTATATTTGAATTTTGATCGTGCTCTTTACTGGGTTGAGACAGGTGCTCAGCCAACAGACACTGCTCGTAACATCCTTAAGGGTGAGGGCGTTTACATGATGAAGCACCTCCGTGGTGGTGTTAAGAAGGGCGCATTCGACGAGGCTGCATGCCAGCAGAAGTTTGATGCTTGGAAGCAGGCTAAGGTTGCAGCTACAGAGGCTGTTGAGAAGAAGGTAACCGACGCGAAGAAGGCTGCTGCTGCTCAGAACCTCGAGGCTGAGAAGAAGGTTAACGAGGCTATTGCTAAGAAGGTTGCAGACAAGAAGGCTGCTGCCGTTGCAGCACAGGCTGAGGCTGAGGCAGCACAGGCTGCTGAGGATACTACTTCTGAGGCTCCTGCAGAGGAGGCACCAGCAGAGGCATAACCCTCGCTCGCAATTAAAGCATAAGTCCATAGACTCTTCAAGAGTTTATGGACTTTTTTATTTGTGATAGATTCAAAAGTGTTACAATACGGTAAGCATTCCCACATAAATAAGTCATTCTTGTCTTACTAAATAAAGGTAATGATGTCCGATTTTTTCACATATCGATTTTGTAAAGACCACTAAACGGCTTGCTATAAACGCCTAATTGGCTTGCAAAAGATGCCCTTTTGAGGTCTAACTAACGCCCTTTTGGACCCTTGTTAAGCACCTTTTAAAAGCTCCCTCTGGTAACTATTTGATAACAAGTAACTTATGTAAGCGTTAAAATAACTCACTTTTAAGTCACTTCCCTGCCTTTTCTTCAATCTTTTTGTCAATATATTTCATTGCCTTGCGACTTTAAATATAACACAGATGCACGAAGGTAACGAGGGCTTTATTTAAAGATACGTAGCCCACAGTGACACCGACGAGGGAGGAATCAAAGGACCATAGCTGCAGTTTTTATTGGAAAAATAGATGATAAAGATATCAGAAACCTGTGTGGAACTTCTCTGTTGCTCTTTATACCATAGGTATTTCCGTGTATAGCTATTAGTCCTCTTTGCTCTCCGTGTACCTTATTATCTAAGGGTCTACTTTATCACTCCATATTTCGCAAGAACCGTCATAATGACTTGTTCTCCCCTTTTCAATAAATGTGTCGTTGAGGCTTGATTACCTTGCAATATGTTACTAATGTAGTTTCAACTTATTATGATGTGTCATTAAATCTACCTATACATACTCTTCTCCTTGTAGGAAGACTCGTTTTACGATAGGTGTTGTGTAAGCGTATGGGATAAATTCAATAGAAGGAATCGTATCTGTAATGAAGAAGTTAGCAACCTTTCCACGTGTTATAGAGCCATATTCCTTACTTAATCCCATTGCACATGCTCCATTCAAGGTTGCGGCGTTGATTGCTTCTGCTGGCATTAGGCGCATCTTGATACAGGCAAGAGAAATGATAAACTTCATATCTCCTGATGGAGTAGAGCCCGGGTTATAATCGCTTGCAAGGGCAAGTGGCAATCCTCGATCTATCATCTTTCGTCCTAAGGCAAAAGGTAGGTTAAGGAAGAAGGAGGTTCCTGGAAGTGCAGTAGGCATGGTTTTGCTGTTCTTTAGAATCTTTATTTCCTCTTCTGTCATACTCTCTAAGTGATCAACTGACAGTGCGTTATGCTCTACACCAACCTCTACACCACCAGATGATTCTAACTCGTCGGCATGAATCTTTGGTCGCATACCATATTCTGCACCAGCTTTTAGAATGTGTGCAGTCTCTTCTGGGGTAAAGAAACCTGTGTCACAGAAGACATCAATGAACTCTGCTAATTTCTCTGCACCCACAGCTGGTATCATTTCGTTGATAATCAAATCAACATAAGCATCTTGTCTACCTTTATATTCACGCGAAACAGCATGTGCACCAAGGAATGTTGCAACGACTTTCAGCTGTGTTGTCTCTTTGATACGACGGATAACACGGAGCATCTTTAGTTCATCTTCCATGTTAAGTCCATATCCACTTTTTATCTCTACACATCCAGTTCCTTTTCTAATAATCTCATCAACACGTTTCATCGCTTGTTGATAAAGATCTTCTTCACTCATTTCATGAAGGCGATCTGCTGAGTTAAGGATACCACCACCACGTTTAGCAATTTCTGCATAGCTAAGTCCACGAATCTTGTCAACAAACTCTTGCTCTCGACTACCAGCAAAGACAATGTGGGTATGAGAGTCACACCATGAAGGGAGAATTGTTCCTCCTTCTGCATCAACAATCTCCTCGTTCCCAAAAGCTGGTGGGCAATCACTCATCTTACCGTAATCAGCAAAATGTCCGTCCTCTATAATAAGGTAAGCATTGGGCAGCGTGTTTAGTTCTGTCATCTCTTTACCTTTAAGACATAGCTTTCCCTCATGCCCTATACCAGCAAGTAAGCCGATGTTTTTTACTATTAATCTTTTCATTTCAAGTGTTCCTATAATCTATGAAAGTGTGAGAATATGGGATGTTCAATAAGAAAGGGGTTATGTCAAAATTGTAGACAATCTTGATACAACCCCTTTATGACTTATTTATTTGCGTAAGAATTCAACAGACTTGGCGATGTGAGGTGCCATAAACTCGTCTGTGTCAATGAAAGGTACACTCTCACGATAAGCCTTATGGATAGCTTCTATCGTAGGAGAAGACTTTAACGGACGACGGAACTCAAGTGCTTGTGCAGCATTGAAAAGTTCGATAGCAAGTACACGCTCCGTATTCAATACAACCTGATAGAGCTTTGTTGCAGCATTGGCACCCATACTAACATGGTCTTCCTGCCCTTGCGAAGATGGAATACTGTCGACAGATGCAGGTGTACAATAAGTCTTACTCTGGCTAACAATAGATGCTGCTGTGTATTGTGGAATCATAAAACCACTGTTTACACCAGGTTTAGCTACAAGGAAACTTGGTAGATTGCGTGTTCCAGAAACGAGCTTATAGATACGACGTTCAGAGATATTGCTTAGTTCGCAGAGTGCGATAGCAAGGAAGTCCATTGGTTGTGCAATTGGTTCTCCGTGGAAGTTTCCTGCTGAGATAACAAGATCTTCATCAGGACAAACGGTTGGGTTATCAGTTGCAGCATTCACTTCAATATCTACGACAGACTTAACATAGGCAATGGTGTCCTTTGATGCGCCATGTACCTGTGGCATACAGCGGAATGAATAAGGGTCTTGTACGTTGACTTTAGGCTGTTTAATAAGCTCACTGCCTTCTAATAGTTCTCTTATACGTGCTGCAGTGTCAATCTGTCCCTTGTGATGACGAACAGCGTGAACAGCGTGTGTGAATGGTTCAATACGTCCATCGTAAGCCTCAAGAGACATTGTACCGATAACATCAGCCCACTCGCTCAAACGTTCACTTTGTAAGAGTGCCCATACAGCGAAGGCATTCATATTCTGAGTTCCATTGAGTAAGGCAAGTCCTTCTTTAGAAACGAGTTCGATAACCTCCCATTTCATCTTTTTAAGGATGGCAGCACCAGAGAAGATTTCGCCTTTGTATTCAACTTCACCCATACCGATAAGTGGTAGAGAAAGGTGAGCTAAAGGAACGAGGTCGCCTGATGCACCTAACGATCCTTGCATATATACAATAGGATAAATGTCGTTGTTGAAGAAGTCTATCAGTCGCTCGACGGTCTTCAGCTGACAGGCTGAGTAACCATAACTGAGCGACTGAATCTTGAGCAGCAA contains the following coding sequences:
- the gcvT gene encoding glycine cleavage system aminomethyltransferase GcvT; amino-acid sequence: MTNKRTCLYDKHVALGALITPFAGFDMPIQYTGIIDEHNAVREHCGVFDVSHMGEVIVSGPEADKFINHIFTNDVNGLAAGKVLYGMICYPDGGVVDDTCICKLDDHLYLMTINASNIDKDIAWIEQNAEGFDVIIENKSEAYGQLAIQGPKAESMLEDVLGLACKELKFYEVKRLQQDGTEVIVSRTGYTGEDGFEVYGTPEYIVKIWDKLIEAGVKPCGLGCRDTLRFEVGMPLYGNELSDKITPVMAGLSMFVKFDKEEFIGKEALLKQKAEGVSQRLRGIELDDNAIPRHGYKVLKDGVEVGEVTTGYHLISVDKSCAVALVEASVQLGDRLEIQIRKKTFPGTVVKKKFYENHYKK
- a CDS encoding shikimate dehydrogenase family protein produces the protein MDKYGLIGYPLGHSFSIGYFNEKFENEHINAQYINFEIPSIEDFKEVVDANPQLRGLNVTIPYKEQVIPYLDSLSPEAKAIGAVNVIRVTHKGNKTILKGFNSDVIGFTRSIEPLLERHHKKALILGTGGASKAINYGLKSLGLETKFVSRTKRAEVLTYEEITPEIIREYNVIVNCTPLGMYPNTEVCPSLPYEAMDSHTLLYDLLYNPDETLFMTKGRERGAIIKNGLEMLLLQAFASWEFWEGEEQK
- a CDS encoding 4Fe-4S binding protein translates to MKKLQQLFLLLACILVLAVAAVQRDGKLLGNRVFSNDNKETKTKIDTLRTLDDGRVVINTTYLAKDVKGFGGTVPLDIYLKKGKVQQVKALHNSETPEFFQEASELLNRWNGKTTEQALAMKVDGVTGATYSSNAIIGNMKAGLQYAAKNVKETSFLDRLDLRAKTIIGFIVVLMAAIIPLFVKNKRYRVFQLLLNFVVLGLWGGTFISWSVLVGFMSGGMNVWISLIPIIMLITAFIYPLFGKKNYYCTHVCPLGSVQELAGMINHNKLKMSKQTVQYLEHFRKLLFWVLMILMLAGVWSQWMDYELFVAFIFKSAAWVIILIAVVFILLSFFVPRPYCRFVCPMGSLLKLPTTKVTKWV
- the ubiE gene encoding bifunctional demethylmenaquinone methyltransferase/2-methoxy-6-polyprenyl-1,4-benzoquinol methylase UbiE, translated to MYEQEKIKPYDGDGEKGKLIEEMFDNIAPTYDTLNHRLSGNIDKGWRKKAIRQLQPFRPKQMLDIATGTGDFAILAAKELKPEHLIGADISEGMMVIGREKVKAAGLSDVISFQKEDCLNLSFPDNTFDAVTAAFGIRNFQNLDKGLAEICRVLKRGGHLSIVELTTPVKFPMKQLFRIYSNTFLLNYAKFISKDKSAYEYLNKTVEAFPQGEKMMEIFQKAGFAKSSFRRLTFGICTMYFAEK
- a CDS encoding PhoH family protein, encoding MIEKHIVLEDIDPVVFYGVGNGHLQMIKSLFPKLRIVARDNVIRILGDEEEMVKIEEDIETMRKHVERYNTITEEDILDIVKGRKTKADAVKDVLVYSVSGRPIKGRSEHQQQLIDAFEKNDMIFAVGPAGTGKTYLSIALAVKALKEKAAKKIILSRPAVEAGEKLGFLPGDMKDKIDPYLQPLYDALEDMIPAVKLQDMMDKHIIQIAPLAFMRGRTLSDAVVILDEAQNTTPAQIRMFLTRMGWNTKMVITGDLTQIDLPHVEKSGLKEALSILNGVDGISVINLDKKDIVRHKLVTRIVNAYEAHDKANKR
- a CDS encoding phosphoribosylaminoimidazolesuccinocarboxamide synthase, whose amino-acid sequence is MKALTKTEFHFDGQKSVYHGKVRDVYDINDDLIVMVATDRISAFDVVLPKGIPFKGQVLNQIAAKFLDLTTDICPNWKLATPDPMVTVGLKCEGFRVEMIIRSILTGSAWRAYKDGCREICGVKLPDGMRENERFPEPIVTPTTKADEGHDMNISKEEIIEQGIVSAEDYAIIEDWTRKLFARGQEIAAKQGLILVDTKYEFGKRDGQCYLIDEIHTPDSSRYFYAEGYEEKLEKGEPQKQLSKEFLRQWLIEHNFMNEPGQTMPEITDEYAETVSDRYIELYEHITGEKFDKAVEDGDIAARIEKNVKEYLASRK
- the gcvH gene encoding glycine cleavage system protein GcvH, with protein sequence MAKVIEGLYYSESHEFVKVVGSVGYIGITDYAQHALGNIVYVDMPDVDDNIEVDEDFGAIESVKAASDLKSPVSGKVIEVNEALEDEPDLLNKDAYENWIIKVELTDTAELKNLMDAKAYEEFCAE
- the gcvPA gene encoding aminomethyl-transferring glycine dehydrogenase subunit GcvPA; the protein is MIHKFLPHTGEDIQQMLDRIGIKKLEDLYAEVPESIRFKGDYDIPETMSELEIRAFFEKLGQKNDKLTCFAGGGVYDHYAPSVIQNLLSRSEFLTSYTPYQAEISQGTLHYIFEFQSMMAELTGMDIANASMYEGTTASAEAMMVAFDNAKKADTVLYSETLCKNIIGVLKTYAHFHGIKLKAIKAVDGETSHEDLKNQLQAGGVAGVIVQQPNRHGIIEDFTGFADTCHEEKALFIINSVAADLALLKTPGEWGADIAIGDIQSLGLPMAFGGPYAGYMCSTEKLMRKLPGRIVGKTCDSRGQRVFALTLQAREQHIRRQKATSNICSNQSLMALYATIYMSMMGKEGIKEAAQIGYDGAHYLCEQLLSTGKVKLVYNKPFFNEFLIQMKERDTFFDKAIKQGILPGIKVDDDKLLIAVTEKRTKEEIDTLVGLL